In Hemiscyllium ocellatum isolate sHemOce1 chromosome 2, sHemOce1.pat.X.cur, whole genome shotgun sequence, a single window of DNA contains:
- the LOC132829820 gene encoding olfactory receptor 11H6-like gives MAESDQRQYPITGFILVGFPGHQDLQSRLSSLFLIVYILIVLGNISVLYMVTTDKRLHIPMYFLVANLAAMDVVLTSSVIPQMLVRLIFNIKVILWSNCFIQMYFFHSISTAKILLLTVMAYDRSVAICNPEYYLSLRRDAFFVKLAGLTWVLGMACSLPPVVLTSIFPFCGPNEVDNSFCELLSVMSLICADAISVKFINLMLNVIFVFSSFLTILWFYIKICKIVKVASSEQRKVFATCVGHLLVLSLFYPSLVLYSALFYVSHSLPIIHKVSALVYVILSPLFSPIIYIIAAKEIRNKLAKLIRVQKVFPYVGSTVAVESH, from the coding sequence ATGGCTGAATCAGATCAAAGACAATATCCAATCACAGGATTCATTCTTGTTGGATTTCCAGGACATCAAGACTTACAATCACGTTTGTCATCCCTGTTTCTTATTGTATATATATTAATAGTTCTTGGGAACATTTCCGTATTGTACATGGTTACAACAGACAAGCGGTTGCACATACCAATGTATTTTCTTGTTGCTAATTTGgcagcaatggatgtggtgttaACAAGTTCAGTCATTCCTCAAATGTTGGTGAGGCTTATATTCAACATTAAAGTTATTCTGTGGAGTAATTgttttatccaaatgtatttcttCCACAGTATATCAACAGCGAAGATATTGCTGCTCACTGTGATGGCTTATGACCGTTCAGTTGCAATATGCAACCCCGAATATTATTTATCCCTCAGAAGAGATGCTTTTTTCGTCAAATTGGCAGGTCTTACCTGGGTATTAGGAATGGCCTGTTCCTTGCCTCCAGTAGTTTTAACTTCTATTTTTCCATTTTGTGGTCCAAATGAAGTTGACAATTCCTTTTGTGAATTGCTGTCGGTAATGAGCCTGATCTGCGCAGATGCAATCTCTGTTAAATTTATTAATTTAATGTTAAATGTGATATTTGTCTTTTCAAGTTTTCTTACTATTCTCTGGTTTTACATTAAAATATGTAAAATAGTAAAAGTTGCCTCTTCTGAACAGCGAAAGGTTTTTGCCACCTGTGTAGGTCATCTGTTGGTCCTCAGCTTATTTTACCCCTCCCTGGTCCTTTATTCTGCATTATTCTATGTCAGCCACAGCCTCCCAATTATTCATAAAGTTTCTGCTCTTGTATATGTTATTTTAAGCCCTTTATTCAGTCCAATTATTTATATTATAGCAGCCAAAGAAATAAGAAACAAGCTTGCTAAACTCATCAGAGTACAAAAGGTATTTCCTTATGTTGGAAGCACTGTTGCTGTTGAGAgccattga